The window aacgccgaggacgacgagctcgaccTGATCGGGGGTACTACCGAAGACGATTTCCAAGATGCCATGGCCCACATTCGGGAACGCGAGCTTCTCTATGGGGAGAACTCTCTGCTGGCCAAGTTCGGCCCTCTTGTGACTGAGATTTGCGCGAACAACAATGCGTACCCAGATCGTTACTTGCAGGCCGCGGCGACACTTTGCATGGCTAAGCTGATGTGTGTGTCTGCTGAGTACTGTGAGAAAAACCTGCCACTGTTGATCACCATCATGGAACGGTCTGAGGATCCCATTGTGCGAAGTAACGCGGTGATTGCGCTCGGCGACATGGCAGTCAGCTTCAACCATCTCATCGATGAAAACACGGACTTCCTGTACCGCCGTTTGAATGACGACGAGGCCTCTGTGAAGCGCACATGTCTCATGACTCTCACCTTCCTCATTTTGGCCGGTCAGGTCAAAGTTAAAGGTCAGCTGGGTGAGATGGCCAAATGCctggaggatgatgacaagAAGATTGCGGATCTGGCGCGCATGTTCTTCACTGAACTGGCTACTAAGGACAACGCCGTGTATAACCACTTTGTCGATATGTTCAGTCTGCTGAGTGCGGAGCGCAACCTCGAGGAGGTCTCGCTGCGTCGGATCATCAAGTTCTTGATTGGGTTCGTCGAAAAGGTACACATTTCTCTTCCCACCCAGGTCAATGCCTGTGCTAACGATGTCTTCAGGAGAAACACGCCCGTCAGCTGGCCGACAAGTTGGCTGCACGGCTACCAAGGTGCGAGACAGAGCGGCAGTGGAATGATGTTGCGTatgctctctctcttttgcCGCATAAGAATGAGGAAATCACAAAGACCGTTACCGCAGGCTTCACCAAGGTTGCCAGTGCGGCGGCCTAGATTCCCCATGTCGGTCTTGACATATTCTATAATCTGTACATTGTTTGTATTGAGCATGGGTGCAACTGGAAGGAGGATTGGGTTTTCGTGGAGTTTTGGTAATGAATTTTTAGTACAATCTGTCAACAGCTCCGTCTCCGGAAAAGGTCTCTTCTAGCGTATATTGTAATTCCTACGAGGGATTGCACAAGATGACACTCTAAAATTCTGCATGACTTCTATTATTCATTCTGAAAGCCTGGTGCAACTTCGGGCCGCAGTGACCACTGCTATTTATTATCCACAGAAGTGGCCaggagggaagggggagggaccaaaaaaaagataCGTGAAGAGCGCCAGGTCCCTTATGTTAAAAATCTAAGTATGTGACGAGAAGCAAGGCAGACCAgatggggaaaaaaaacaaagagaCGCCGAGTTTGCATGGTCGCATGCCAGATACGCCACGGACAATAATCGAATCAACATGATCAAATCGTTTGCTTTATGCGCCCTGCACGTCGCTCTCTTCCAAGGCGTAGTTGCCGGACCGGATGCCTTCTAGGACTTTCTGTCCTTCTTCGGTCAGTTCCGGTTTTCCCAGTGGCGTGACTGCGCCAGTGAAAAAGCGCGGCTTCCACTCTTCGTTTTCCTCCTTGCGCTCTGCGGCCCGCTGTCGCTGCCGTTCCTCGATTTCCTGTTTCAGCTTGGTGGCCTGGGTGAACCGCTTGTCAAcgatggcggaggtgacATCCGACCAGAACTTGAGCGATTCGTTGGACAGCTGCTCTTCGTCTGGAGGGAGAATCTTCGCCATGGGGCAGAGAGGGGTGATATCGATCAGCAAGGAAGGCTCCTTAGTTCCTGTAGGGGTGAAATAGATCTTGCCATGCCACGAGCCAGTGATCCGGGCCAGCACATCACCCTCTGGCACGTCTTTGATATTTGTGATGGTGTCATTGTCGGGATCGTAGCGGAAGATCACCCCCTGCAACCTATATTGAGACCGTCCAAGCCACCCATCTTCCAGGTACTGCAGAATAGCCTTGACCTTCGTCTTCGGGCAGTTGATATAGCAAGTGTCGGAGACGGTAATCGACAGGGCGCCTCGCAGCAGGCCTCCCAGATGTGCAGACGGATGGGTCAACTGGTACTCCTCGTTGTCTCTCTTTTCGAGTGTGACGAAAATGCCCAGGTTGTGCTGACCAGGAGATACCCGAATGCTGGTGCCGGTGAACTTGGCGCTGATTTGGTCGAACCCGCGCGCGGTGACTCCCCGTTCCGCACAGTCAATATAGAATGCCGAGACAGGTGGGTGGTGCGAGGTCTGCTCGGTCAGATAGGAGACCTTGACCCTTTCCCcggtgccatcatcgacggTAGAAGCACCGCTACTACCTGAGCTCACACCAGGCAGGTTCGCTTCTTCGGGGACCGCATCTGACACGTCCCAACTGCACTATATGAAAGCAAAGACGAGCGGTTTAGCGGACCAAGGGCTTCCAGAGGGACAGACGAAGGGACTTACCCGAAAGAATTCACCGAGAGTCGAGTTGTATGGCTTGCACGGTTTGCCCTTGATGTATTTCTGTCGTGTATTCAGCAaacatcatcttcctccgGGACCAATCAACGATATACCAGGTCCTTAGTGAACCAGAACCGCAACACCTCCAGCATCCGACCTAGCTCGTCATCGGACTTGCCAATGCTGTAGCGCATATGTCAGCATTAGTTTAGTGAGTTGGATTAGGGTGCTGACCTCGCAAAGGTCTCGGGTCGGTCCAGGTAGTGCCAATATTCTTGGGGAAACATCCAGTCAGCTTTTTTGAACCCCGCACAATCACAAGCCTCCACTTACCTAGATTCGGCCGGGGCTCGAGCAGTTGCGCTGGCAGCGAGAAGCGCACCGAGGCGATGTCTGTCACACCCACGAACCTAGTACACGCACATGCATCAGCGCTTTGTTCCTGTGTTGTGTCTCGCGGGGGCGCGTACTTGCGGAGGATGCCCAGGAAGGTTTTCAGCTTGGAGGAATCATCGGGGGCTTTCTCGGGTGGTGAGTCGACGGATGGCATGGTGGGTGAGGTTGCTGAAGCTGTGAGCGATGTGTGAGTGGGGTAACTTGAGGAATGTTTCGTGGAAGAGGCGAGGTGGGAGTGGGTAAAGGGTGGCAAACCGAGGAGCGTCTCGGGGACCTGCCTCTGATTgtggaggagagaagagggggGGATTCGACAAGTGACAGGGCAAGGCAGATCCCACGTAGACCAGGATATTCCAGATTGAAGCAAACGAGAATGCAAAagaatggaaagaaagaacgaaaGTTGGCGCCGGGCGGTGACGTGCGTTTTCAGTCTAGGACGAGGGCCAGATGCCGGAAGTATCAGGTACCGGGGATGTGGTGAGCCTCCCCAGCCGTGCCCAAGTACCAGGTACCTCTGTTTATCTACTATCAGCGGGCCAATCTCAACCCTATGCGGGACCATGAGGTGCCCGAGTGGCAACCAATAATAATGGCAGCGAAGGTGAACTATGGGAATCAACTAGGTAATTACCTACATAACCCTAGCTAACTAACTACCACTGCAGTTCCTGAATCAGCTGCTTGCGGGCCAGGCATCGCAGCCAAGTCCGCACCGCGGGAGCATAGTCAAACCGCCGTCCAGCGGCATAGTCCGCGTCCGCCCACTGTGACTGTTTCTCCTCCTGGATGCTTGCACGCAAGCCCCGCTGCGCATCGCtgagctgctgctgtgctTGCTGCAATTGTGCCGCGGAGCATGAGTCGTACTCGCGCGCTTGAACAGACACGTCGGCCGTGTCGATATCCTCCCGCGTCAAGGGCAGAGAGGAGTCAGGTCCCAGTATCGTCTCCTGAAGCACATCAAGTGGAGGCCCCGgcgcctcttcttctgtctGGGATAAGATACACTGGTTGAGGATCTCTAGGCACCGCACGTTGACCGCAAGCTggtccagcagctcgggcaAAGGGTCGCGCACGAGACCCAGGATGGAGAACTCGATCTGGTCCTCTTCATATGCCGCCATGCGGGTGAGAATATCCGGCTTGACCAACTCCAGccagtcttcttcgctgCATTCGCCTACCGACATACATGAGAAAGGATCGGGTTCAAAGCGCGCACACACACTTACCTAGCGTTTGGGGCTGCCGTTCGAGGCCATCAAACTTCCACACTTTTCTCATTGCTGGTACGAAAGCGATGAAGTGGAAAGAAGCGTCTGAGTCATTTTCATCGTAGccgttcttggccttgctAGATCTTTTGGACTTGGATTCGGTTTTGAGCTGTAGATCCGAACCCAGCATGTCCATTTTTCTAGGGGAATCATTATCCAGAGCACGAGCATCGAAGAAAGGGGTCCTGTACCGTGCGAAAGAGTTGTGGACTCTTTTGATAAACTCAAAATTGTTGATTGCATCGCCCCGTAGTGCTGGGGTGAATGGCATGGTGAAATCCTTGAAGTGTTGAAGATTCTCTCCCAAGTCGATGTTTTCGATATTGTTGACGATGTTCAGCAATGCGACACTCGCGCATGCATTGTCGGCGGTCtgtcctcgccatcttcagCTTCGAAGAGCTTCCCGATCATTCACACGACTGACCTGATTGGCAAACCAGAGGCCCTCTGGGCAActtgcttcttgctttccGAAATCATCTTCGCGCCagcggaagagaaagatcAATCCGTAGACCGGCTTACTGTACAGAACACGTTAGAAGGGCTTCTCCGTATCCAGGCGAAAGGGCAATGTATCAGGCATACTGGAGGAAGGCCATcatctcttcgtccagcGAAACAACTTCTTGCACCTTGACCCCTTTGACTCCAAACTCCCGGAGCATCACATTGAAAAGGGCCTGGCAAGATGGTCAGGATGCGGTCCCGAAGCGAGGAATGATCGATCACCTACTGGCTCCGACTCGATCTCACAGAAGCCATTCCAGCTGTCTCGCTCCTGGGATGTCGCCCGCTGGCAGATTTCGGAGACTGATATGTCTGCCGACGAGCTACGGCGTCGTTTGCGAGCGGTCATGGTGAAGTGAGTGGATGAATTGGCAGTTGGAGAGTTGGAGTATATCAGGAATGGAATGATGCGTGGGTGGACCGAGCTCCCGTcctgttctttctttcctcccgACGCgttttttgtttctctctctctctctgtgtgcAACAACACCCAACGACTTCTTGATCctgcccaccaccactctttttctcttcttcctcttcctcttcctcctcataATCCTGtctgccttctccaactcAGCCAAATAGCCCCTAACCACAGAATGCTGCTGCCATGAATGGCACGCCCCGCCTCCCGTCTGCCTTTCCTCAGACGCCCCAGACTCTTCCACAAAAGAGAAGGCTCTTTGAGACCCCGACGCGCTCTCAGGCTCGCGATGCACGATCTCCGCTAAAGTCCTCCCTCAAGTCCGCCAAGTCCCCATCCAAGTCCCCGTCCAAGGCGATCCAACAACGCCCAAATGCGACGCCTTTGATCCCCGTCGACGTGGTCGACGCTCCGTCGCAACGTCTCTATGTGGTCGCTTTCTATCTGGCGCTGAATGCCTGGCGAGTGTACGAGTCGTGGACAGCGTCTGACGATTTGGATGCGACGTGGCTGTTTCTGAAGTGGGTGTCGGTGGATGGCTTGTTTTTATTTGGACTACAGGCGTTGCGCATCCCATGGCTGGAGTGGGCATTCCCCACGACGCTGTCGCTATTCCTAGTTCATGCAGTGGGCAACATCTTTTTGATGTTTCGCATACCGGTGGGTTGCCTTCGCGCCTTCTAACCTCAACCCTTGGCTAACTCGCATCAGATTCCGATGGGCGCCTGGATTGGAGGAATGATCAAGGTCGCATATGATCGCGAACTCTCCATCTCGGAACGGAGGGTTAAACCC of the Penicillium psychrofluorescens genome assembly, chromosome: 1 genome contains:
- a CDS encoding uncharacterized protein (ID:PFLUO_000824-T1.cds;~source:funannotate); the protein is MPSVDSPPEKAPDDSSKLKTFLGILRKFVGVTDIASVRFSLPAQLLEPRPNLEYWHYLDRPETFASIGKSDDELGRMLEVLRFWFTKDLKYIKGKPCKPYNSTLGEFFRCSWDVSDAVPEEANLPGVSSGSSGASTVDDGTGERVKVSYLTEQTSHHPPVSAFYIDCAERGVTARGFDQISAKFTGTSIRVSPGQHNLGIFVTLEKRDNEEYQLTHPSAHLGGLLRGALSITVSDTCYINCPKTKVKAILQYLEDGWLGRSQYRLQGVIFRYDPDNDTITNIKDVPEGDVLARITGSWHGKIYFTPTGTKEPSLLIDITPLCPMAKILPPDEEQLSNESLKFWSDVTSAIVDKRFTQATKLKQEIEERQRQRAAERKEENEEWKPRFFTGAVTPLGKPELTEEGQKVLEGIRSGNYALEESDVQGA
- a CDS encoding uncharacterized protein (ID:PFLUO_000825-T1.cds;~source:funannotate) — translated: MTARKRRRSSSADISVSEICQRATSQERDSWNGFCEIESEPALFNVMLREFGVKGVKVQEVVSLDEEMMAFLHKPVYGLIFLFRWREDDFGKQEASCPEGLWFANQTADNACASVALLNIVNNIENIDLGENLQHFKDFTMPFTPALRGDAINNFEFIKRVHNSFARYRTPFFDARALDNDSPRKMDMLGSDLQLKTESKSKRSSKAKNGYDENDSDASFHFIAFVPAMRKVWKFDGLERQPQTLGECSEEDWLELVKPDILTRMAAYEEDQIEFSILGLVRDPLPELLDQLAVNVRCLEILNQCILSQTEEEAPGPPLDVLQETILGPDSSLPLTREDIDTADVSVQAREYDSCSAAQLQQAQQQLSDAQRGLRASIQEEKQSQWADADYAAGRRFDYAPAVRTWLRCLARKQLIQELQW